In a single window of the Olivibacter sp. SDN3 genome:
- a CDS encoding TonB-dependent receptor: MALTTGLAFVVTLGGAVHSQAVYAANGMKSTEMAVPGQQQITGVVRAAADQSPLPGVSVLIKGTSRGVTTDEKGQFSIDADASETLVFSYIGYLTTEQTVGDRTALTIVLQEDSQSLDEVVVVGYGTQRKVDITGSVSGVKAEQLTERPALNVNQAMAGRMAGVNASTNSGRPGGRTRVRIRGFSSINATNEPLYIVDGIIFTEDINTINPGDIESVDVLKDASSTAIYGTRGANGVIMITTKRGKRNTSQINYDGFMTVNTMANKQDVLNSRQWMDVEELGYINAEKYDPTGFAAGRYENPFEKRQRYAVGNTLGNPELFTTDGQPLYDVDWQDMMTRTSIGQSHNLSFTGGGDKSNYGLYLGYFDDQGIIVNSFNKRYTARAVMDHNVRDWLQVGGTLGFANTTERRQDDGVGGNIPPRMMIEMVPFIPYRYPDGTYGRREDYDGLETGDNPLMQANEVTRLYRKNVFNGNSYAKITLMEGLDFTSTIGVNLRDENRPYFASTHSNFDGGLGRAYARIDGFTSFFWQWSNHINYAKTFGDHNISATLGTEAQKFEILDWRAQANDISDDYYQWHNLATGATPQPPTSNVVNYQMQSYFARANYGYKDKYLLTVTGRFDGSSRFGENNKFAFFPSVAGAWRISEESFLKGNSTLSNLKLRLSYGLTGNSEIGSYLSNANLQAGNYVLDGRLAAGTTISTLPNQDLRWEKTAQYNAGLDIGFLNNRINVEFDAYIKKTSDLLLQAPIPASSGYTTLMTNIGDMRNKGIELNINTINIDNQDFSWSTSFNFSYLKNEVVALGTNNEDVFLNPFFIGSASNILRVGHPVGTFWGLVREGTWGSDEAEEAAQYNRLPGDIKYRDINGDGQINDADRTIIGKGIPTFYGGFFNTFRYKNLDLTVELQYSQGNDVFRMSNHSSEDRTGIANSYATVLNAWTPENQNTPIAQIRGAGVRYDSLLDSHMVQDGSFIRGRNLMLGYNFSPEILSKIKLNRLRVYASVQNFFLLTDYQGYDPEVTTYDDAFVQGIEFHDYPKPRTFTFGVNATF, from the coding sequence ATGGCGTTAACAACAGGCTTAGCTTTTGTTGTTACACTGGGAGGAGCTGTTCATAGCCAAGCAGTTTACGCCGCAAATGGTATGAAGAGTACCGAAATGGCTGTACCCGGCCAACAACAGATTACGGGTGTGGTGAGAGCAGCAGCAGATCAATCACCACTGCCAGGTGTATCTGTGTTAATAAAGGGCACCAGTAGAGGAGTCACAACGGATGAGAAGGGACAATTCAGCATAGACGCCGACGCCTCAGAAACCCTTGTATTTAGTTACATTGGTTATTTAACAACCGAACAAACTGTGGGAGACCGCACGGCATTGACAATCGTTTTACAGGAAGATTCCCAAAGCTTGGATGAAGTAGTCGTAGTAGGATACGGTACACAACGAAAGGTGGACATTACCGGTTCTGTTTCCGGTGTAAAGGCAGAACAACTCACCGAACGACCTGCACTTAACGTCAACCAAGCGATGGCTGGTAGAATGGCTGGGGTAAATGCCTCTACTAACTCTGGCCGCCCAGGCGGCAGAACGCGTGTACGCATCAGGGGATTTAGCTCTATAAATGCTACCAATGAGCCGCTCTACATTGTTGACGGTATTATCTTCACCGAGGATATCAACACGATCAATCCAGGAGACATTGAATCTGTTGATGTATTGAAAGACGCTTCCTCAACTGCAATTTACGGTACCAGAGGAGCTAATGGTGTAATCATGATTACCACCAAACGCGGAAAAAGAAATACGAGCCAAATTAATTATGATGGTTTCATGACGGTGAATACCATGGCCAACAAACAGGATGTTCTTAATTCGCGTCAGTGGATGGATGTCGAAGAATTGGGTTACATCAACGCAGAGAAGTATGACCCGACGGGTTTTGCTGCCGGCCGTTACGAAAACCCTTTCGAGAAACGTCAACGCTACGCGGTAGGTAATACCTTAGGCAATCCGGAACTATTCACAACGGATGGTCAGCCGCTTTATGATGTAGACTGGCAAGACATGATGACCCGCACGTCAATTGGACAATCGCACAATCTATCTTTTACCGGAGGTGGCGATAAATCCAATTATGGCTTATACCTCGGTTATTTCGACGACCAAGGGATTATCGTGAACAGTTTCAATAAAAGATATACCGCTCGTGCGGTAATGGACCATAATGTACGCGACTGGTTACAGGTAGGCGGTACGCTTGGATTCGCAAACACCACTGAACGTAGACAGGACGATGGTGTTGGTGGCAATATCCCTCCGCGTATGATGATCGAAATGGTACCTTTTATTCCCTATCGGTATCCGGATGGCACTTACGGCAGAAGAGAAGATTATGATGGCCTAGAGACCGGGGATAATCCACTAATGCAGGCCAATGAGGTCACTCGACTATATCGGAAAAATGTTTTTAATGGAAACTCATATGCCAAAATAACCTTGATGGAAGGCCTTGACTTTACGTCTACTATCGGAGTTAACTTACGTGACGAGAATCGCCCATATTTTGCTAGTACACATTCAAATTTTGATGGTGGCCTAGGTAGAGCCTATGCGCGCATTGATGGCTTCACATCATTTTTCTGGCAATGGTCTAACCATATCAATTACGCCAAAACCTTCGGCGATCATAACATCAGTGCAACACTCGGAACAGAGGCTCAGAAATTTGAGATCTTAGATTGGAGAGCGCAAGCCAATGATATTTCCGATGATTATTATCAGTGGCATAATTTAGCCACGGGGGCAACTCCTCAGCCACCAACCTCCAATGTTGTAAACTACCAAATGCAATCTTATTTTGCACGTGCCAATTATGGATATAAAGATAAATACCTTTTGACAGTAACCGGCCGTTTTGATGGTTCTTCACGTTTTGGAGAAAACAACAAATTTGCCTTCTTCCCTTCTGTTGCAGGTGCTTGGCGTATCTCTGAAGAGAGCTTCCTGAAAGGCAATTCAACGTTAAGCAACTTGAAACTACGTTTAAGTTACGGTTTAACCGGTAATTCGGAAATTGGTAGTTACCTATCCAACGCCAATTTACAAGCCGGTAATTACGTGCTCGACGGTCGCTTAGCGGCAGGAACAACTATCAGCACATTACCTAATCAGGATCTGAGATGGGAGAAAACAGCTCAATATAATGCCGGACTTGACATCGGTTTCTTAAACAACCGAATTAATGTGGAGTTTGATGCCTATATTAAGAAAACGTCAGATCTCTTGTTGCAAGCTCCAATACCTGCTTCAAGTGGCTACACAACCTTAATGACAAATATTGGCGATATGCGCAATAAAGGTATTGAGTTGAATATCAATACCATCAATATTGACAACCAAGACTTCTCATGGTCTACATCATTTAATTTCTCTTACCTGAAAAATGAGGTCGTTGCTCTAGGAACCAACAACGAGGATGTTTTCTTGAATCCTTTCTTTATTGGTAGTGCCAGTAACATCTTACGTGTAGGCCATCCTGTTGGCACTTTCTGGGGATTAGTACGCGAAGGAACGTGGGGGTCAGATGAAGCTGAAGAAGCGGCACAATACAACCGTTTACCTGGCGACATCAAGTATCGTGATATCAATGGTGACGGACAAATCAATGACGCTGACAGAACAATTATAGGAAAAGGTATTCCTACCTTCTACGGTGGTTTCTTCAACACTTTCCGTTACAAGAATTTAGATCTAACAGTTGAACTGCAATACTCTCAGGGTAATGATGTATTCCGCATGAGTAATCACTCCTCAGAAGACCGTACCGGAATTGCTAATAGCTACGCTACAGTACTCAATGCCTGGACACCGGAAAATCAGAACACCCCCATCGCACAGATTAGAGGCGCTGGAGTGCGTTACGATTCTTTACTTGATTCACACATGGTACAGGACGGATCGTTTATCCGTGGTAGAAACTTAATGTTAGGTTATAATTTTTCTCCTGAAATATTAAGCAAAATAAAATTAAACAGATTAAGGGTGTATGCTTCCGTACAGAATTTCTTCCTGTTAACCGATTACCAAGGTTATGACCCAGAAGTAACAACGTACGACGACGCTTTTGTACAAGGTATCGAGTTCCACGATTATCCAAAACCGAGAACCTTTACCTTCGGAGTAAATGCTACATTTTAA
- a CDS encoding RagB/SusD family nutrient uptake outer membrane protein, producing the protein MKSTIIYMVTAATIFVASSCSRDFLDENNKSNPTQDSYFENANQAQAFVTGIYTSLRANTASNGYGETPWVTLELLTGHATTNSQSNFNLGVINHTAGTENPGFYSYWQEFYEGIAKSNVAIARIPEIDMDEAEKNALLGEAHFLRAYYYFFLTRLFGDIPLVTAPVNPEVEEELRPARSTREAIYEVIIADLTFAESSGLPNVDRTGRTSLGAVKSLLANVYLTMAGYPLNLGEEYYRLAADKAAEVANEDWYPLFNNLDFLHDRPNKNQGEFILQVQYLGGIADNNITQMIIPYNIGISRHGDEFGALNPRRAFVDTYEAGDLRAEERGFFFTSARRLSTNATVTFSPALYKYWLEASSGANGDLTPDINFTLMRMPEVYLIHAEAENEANGGPTATAYESLNIVRERAGLDPLSGLTQEQFRQAVWKERYHELCYENKAYFDIQRTHKAYDLANNTFVDLIGFRNEAGTTWSEKYLLLPIPQRELQANPNLAPNNPGW; encoded by the coding sequence ATGAAATCAACTATTATATATATGGTTACAGCCGCAACGATATTCGTTGCCAGCTCGTGCAGTAGAGATTTTCTCGACGAAAACAATAAAAGTAATCCTACGCAAGACAGCTATTTTGAAAACGCTAATCAGGCACAAGCCTTTGTGACAGGGATTTATACCAGTCTTCGCGCCAATACAGCCTCAAACGGATACGGAGAAACCCCTTGGGTAACGTTAGAACTACTAACAGGGCATGCCACTACTAACTCCCAGAGTAACTTCAACCTGGGAGTTATTAACCATACTGCGGGAACAGAAAACCCGGGCTTCTATAGCTACTGGCAGGAATTCTACGAAGGAATTGCGAAAAGTAATGTAGCAATTGCCCGTATCCCTGAAATTGACATGGATGAAGCAGAAAAAAATGCTTTGCTTGGAGAAGCTCATTTTTTACGTGCTTACTATTATTTTTTCCTAACACGCTTATTTGGTGATATCCCTTTGGTAACTGCTCCCGTAAATCCTGAGGTTGAAGAAGAACTACGACCAGCTAGGAGTACTAGGGAAGCAATTTACGAAGTGATTATTGCAGATTTAACCTTTGCGGAGTCATCCGGCCTGCCAAATGTTGACCGGACTGGTAGAACCTCCTTAGGTGCAGTTAAATCACTGCTTGCGAATGTCTACCTAACAATGGCCGGTTACCCTCTAAATCTCGGAGAAGAATACTATCGTCTTGCGGCGGATAAAGCTGCGGAAGTGGCTAATGAAGATTGGTACCCCCTATTCAATAATCTCGATTTTTTACATGACCGCCCCAACAAGAATCAGGGAGAATTTATTCTACAGGTTCAATATCTGGGGGGCATTGCCGATAACAACATCACGCAGATGATCATCCCTTACAATATCGGAATTTCCCGTCATGGGGATGAGTTCGGTGCGTTGAATCCAAGACGTGCATTTGTCGACACTTATGAAGCTGGTGATTTACGTGCTGAGGAAAGAGGTTTCTTTTTTACCAGTGCCAGGCGTTTGAGCACTAATGCTACGGTAACTTTTTCACCCGCATTGTACAAGTATTGGTTAGAAGCTTCCTCCGGTGCCAATGGTGACCTCACTCCCGATATAAACTTTACCTTGATGCGAATGCCTGAAGTTTATTTGATTCATGCCGAAGCTGAAAACGAAGCTAATGGTGGTCCAACAGCAACTGCTTACGAATCGCTGAATATTGTGCGTGAACGTGCAGGATTAGATCCTTTAAGCGGATTAACGCAAGAGCAATTCAGACAAGCTGTCTGGAAAGAACGGTATCACGAGCTGTGTTACGAGAATAAAGCTTATTTCGATATCCAACGTACGCATAAAGCTTATGACCTAGCTAATAATACCTTTGTTGATCTTATTGGCTTCCGGAATGAAGCTGGAACAACTTGGAGTGAAAAGTATTTATTACTTCCAATCCCTCAACGGGAATTACAAGCTAATCCAAATTTAGCACCAAACAACCCTGGTTGGTAA
- a CDS encoding RagB/SusD family nutrient uptake outer membrane protein — translation MKTTIISIITAATLFGLSSCSQSFLDEDNKSNLTQENYFQNAAQAETFVTGIYTSLRANTAGNGYGETPWVTLELLTGHATTNSQSNFNLGVINHTAGTENPGFYSYWSEFYNGIAKANVAITRIPEIEMDEAQKANLLGEAHFLRAYYYFFLTRLFGNIPLLTAPVDPANVEELRPNRSEVQAIYDLIVSDLTIAEGSGLPNVDRTGKVSLGAVKALLSNVYLTMAGYPLNRGAEYYQLAADKAAELANEGDGWYPLFDNLNALHDRPNKNQGEFIFQVQYLGGVANNNVTQMIIPYNIGISRHGDEYGSINPLPAFVNTYEEGDLRSAERGFFFTRAQRLSTSATVTFPPALFKYWLEASSGANGDLNPDINFTLMRMPEVYLIHAEAANEANGGPTPEAYASLNKVRDRANLAPLSGLTQDQFRQAVWRERYHELCYENKSYFDILRTRKAYNLSNDTFVDLIGFRNESGTTWTEKYLLLPIPQRELQANPNLEPNNPGW, via the coding sequence ATGAAGACAACGATCATATCAATTATTACTGCAGCAACTTTATTTGGTTTAAGTTCCTGTAGCCAAAGCTTTCTTGATGAGGATAATAAAAGTAACCTGACACAAGAAAACTATTTTCAAAACGCTGCGCAAGCAGAAACCTTTGTAACGGGTATTTATACTAGTTTACGTGCGAACACGGCGGGAAACGGTTACGGAGAGACGCCCTGGGTAACTTTGGAACTTTTAACTGGTCATGCAACGACTAATTCACAAAGTAACTTTAATCTCGGTGTAATCAATCATACAGCAGGTACAGAAAATCCCGGATTTTATAGTTATTGGAGCGAGTTCTACAACGGCATCGCAAAAGCGAACGTGGCAATTACACGTATTCCGGAAATAGAAATGGATGAGGCCCAGAAGGCTAATTTGCTCGGCGAAGCACATTTTCTTCGTGCGTATTATTACTTCTTTTTAACCCGCTTATTCGGAAATATACCTTTACTTACAGCGCCGGTTGATCCTGCGAATGTGGAAGAACTGAGGCCTAACAGAAGTGAGGTACAGGCTATTTACGATTTAATAGTGAGCGATTTAACAATAGCCGAAGGTTCAGGTTTACCAAATGTGGACCGCACTGGTAAAGTCTCTTTAGGAGCTGTAAAAGCATTATTATCGAATGTATACCTTACAATGGCTGGTTACCCGCTAAACAGGGGAGCAGAATACTACCAGTTAGCGGCTGACAAAGCTGCAGAGCTAGCCAATGAAGGCGACGGCTGGTATCCGCTTTTTGATAATCTAAATGCTTTACATGATCGCCCGAATAAAAATCAAGGTGAATTTATTTTCCAGGTACAATACCTAGGTGGTGTAGCCAACAACAATGTCACACAGATGATCATACCTTATAACATCGGTATATCCCGCCATGGTGACGAATATGGATCTATTAATCCGCTTCCTGCATTTGTGAACACTTACGAAGAGGGTGATCTTCGTAGTGCAGAAAGAGGCTTCTTCTTTACCAGAGCACAACGGTTAAGTACTTCTGCTACCGTAACTTTCCCTCCTGCACTATTTAAATATTGGTTGGAAGCTTCTTCGGGTGCAAACGGTGACCTCAATCCGGATATAAATTTTACTTTGATGAGAATGCCGGAAGTTTACCTCATTCATGCTGAAGCAGCAAATGAAGCGAACGGAGGTCCTACTCCCGAAGCTTATGCTTCTTTAAATAAAGTACGCGACCGTGCCAATCTAGCACCGTTGAGTGGACTGACACAAGACCAGTTTAGACAGGCGGTGTGGAGAGAAAGATATCACGAGCTATGCTACGAAAACAAATCTTATTTTGATATACTACGTACGCGTAAAGCTTACAATCTTTCCAATGACACCTTTGTTGATCTGATAGGTTTCCGTAACGAAAGCGGAACAACTTGGACAGAGAAATATCTTTTATTACCGATCCCTCAACGGGAATTACAAGCCAATCCAAATTTGGAACCAAACAATCCCGGTTGGTAA
- a CDS encoding TonB-dependent receptor, translating to MEKNMTNQFKKPIKKMALTTGIALAVSVGGALSSMAAYAANGGKLTEMVAPKQQQITGVVTGASDNVPLPGVSVLIKGTNRGATTDEEGQFSIEASADETLVFSYIGYLSTEQIVGERTNLTVVLQEDSQSLDEVVVVGYGTQRKVDITGSVAGVKAEQLVERPAQNVNQAIGGRMSGVNASTNSGRPGGRTRVRIRGFSSINATNEPLYIVDGIIFTEDIATINPGDIESVDVLKDASSTAIYGTRGANGVIMITTKRGKRNTSQINYDGFMTVNTMANKQDVLNSRQWMDIEELGYINAEKYDPDGFAAGRYENPFEKRQRYAVGNTQGNPELFTTDGQPLYDVDWQDLLTRTAIGQSHNLSFTGGGDNSNYGLYLGYFDDQGIIVNSFNKRYTARAVVDHNVRDWLQVGGTLGFSNNTERRQDDGVGGNNPPRMMIEMVPFIPYRYPDGTYGRREDYDGLETGDNPLMHANEVTRLYRKNVFNGNSYAKVTLLEGLDFTSTIGVNLRDENRPYSAGSFSNFDGGLGRSYAHIDGFTSFFWQWSNHINYNKTFGDHNISATLGTEAQKFEVLEWRAAANDIPDDFYQWHNLETGATPVPPTSDVINYQMQSYFARANYGYKDKYLLTVTGRFDGSSRFGENNKFAFFPSVAGAWRISEEDFLKGNSILSNLKLRLSYGLTGNSEIGSYLANANLAPGNYVFDGRLAAGTVIGTLPNQNLRWEKTAQYNAGIDVGLLNNRINLEFDAYIKNTSDLLLAAPVPASSGYTQLMSNIGDMRNTGFEVGINSVNIENENFSWTTSFNFSYLKNEVTALGTNNEDVFMDPSFLGSASNILRVGNPVGTFWGLVREGTWSSDEAEEAAQYNRLPGDVKYRDVNGDGQINDADRTIIGKGIPTFYGGFFNTFRYKNLDLTVELQYSQGNDVFRLSNHSSEDRTGIANSYATVLNAWTPENQNTPIAQIRGAGARYDSLLDSHMVQDGSFIRGRNLMLGYNFSPDILSKMKLSRLRVYASVQNFFLLTDYNGYDPEVTTYDDAFVQGIEFHDYPKPRTFTFGVNATF from the coding sequence ATGGAAAAAAACATGACCAATCAATTTAAAAAACCAATTAAAAAAATGGCATTGACAACGGGGATAGCCCTGGCTGTCAGCGTGGGAGGAGCGCTATCAAGCATGGCAGCTTACGCCGCAAACGGTGGAAAGCTTACGGAGATGGTTGCGCCAAAACAACAACAGATAACAGGAGTAGTTACCGGAGCTTCCGACAACGTTCCGTTACCCGGTGTTTCCGTACTAATAAAAGGTACGAACCGCGGAGCAACTACAGATGAAGAAGGTCAATTTAGTATCGAAGCTAGTGCTGATGAAACACTTGTTTTTAGCTATATAGGTTACCTAAGTACAGAGCAGATAGTAGGTGAACGTACGAACCTAACAGTTGTTTTGCAGGAAGACAGCCAAAGTCTGGATGAAGTTGTCGTGGTGGGTTATGGTACGCAACGGAAGGTGGATATTACGGGTTCTGTAGCAGGAGTAAAGGCTGAGCAACTCGTAGAACGACCTGCTCAAAACGTAAATCAAGCAATTGGTGGTCGTATGTCGGGCGTCAATGCCTCCACAAACTCCGGCCGGCCGGGTGGTAGGACACGTGTGCGGATCAGAGGATTTAGCTCCATCAATGCGACCAATGAACCCCTCTACATAGTCGATGGTATCATCTTCACTGAAGATATCGCAACTATCAACCCCGGCGACATTGAATCCGTAGATGTGTTGAAAGATGCTTCCTCAACAGCTATATATGGTACCCGTGGTGCAAATGGGGTTATTATGATAACCACAAAACGGGGAAAAAGAAATACAAGCCAGATCAACTATGACGGATTCATGACGGTGAATACAATGGCTAATAAACAGGACGTACTGAATTCCCGTCAATGGATGGACATTGAAGAATTGGGTTATATTAACGCGGAAAAATATGATCCTGACGGCTTTGCTGCTGGTCGATATGAAAACCCTTTTGAAAAGCGTCAGCGATATGCCGTAGGTAACACTCAAGGTAATCCCGAACTATTCACCACGGATGGTCAACCGCTATACGATGTGGATTGGCAAGATTTATTGACCCGCACCGCAATCGGTCAATCGCACAATTTGTCGTTTACCGGCGGCGGTGACAACTCTAATTACGGCTTATATTTAGGTTATTTCGATGATCAGGGAATTATTGTAAATAGCTTCAATAAACGCTACACGGCCCGTGCAGTGGTAGATCATAACGTGCGCGATTGGCTACAGGTAGGTGGAACTTTAGGCTTTTCAAACAACACCGAACGTAGGCAAGATGACGGTGTTGGAGGAAATAATCCTCCAAGGATGATGATTGAGATGGTTCCGTTTATCCCCTACCGTTATCCTGACGGTACTTACGGCAGGCGTGAAGATTACGATGGATTGGAAACAGGAGATAATCCGCTAATGCACGCAAATGAAGTTACACGCCTATACCGGAAGAACGTCTTTAATGGAAATTCTTATGCTAAAGTCACCCTTCTTGAGGGGCTAGATTTCACTTCGACTATCGGTGTAAATTTACGTGATGAGAATAGACCTTATTCGGCCGGTTCTTTCTCGAATTTTGATGGCGGCCTAGGAAGATCTTATGCACATATTGATGGCTTCACATCCTTCTTTTGGCAATGGTCAAACCATATCAACTATAACAAAACCTTTGGCGATCATAACATCAGTGCAACCTTAGGTACTGAAGCTCAAAAGTTCGAGGTTTTAGAATGGCGTGCAGCAGCAAATGACATACCAGATGATTTCTATCAATGGCACAATTTAGAAACCGGTGCAACTCCTGTTCCGCCAACATCGGACGTGATCAACTATCAGATGCAATCTTATTTTGCGCGCGCGAACTATGGCTATAAAGACAAATATTTATTGACGGTAACCGGACGTTTTGACGGTTCTTCCCGTTTCGGAGAAAATAATAAATTTGCCTTTTTCCCGTCCGTAGCTGGTGCCTGGCGTATTTCAGAAGAAGATTTTCTGAAGGGTAATAGCATATTGAGTAATTTAAAATTGAGACTTTCTTACGGGTTGACTGGAAACTCCGAAATTGGCAGCTACTTAGCAAACGCCAATCTTGCTCCTGGAAACTACGTTTTTGACGGAAGGCTCGCCGCAGGTACTGTAATAGGTACTTTGCCGAATCAAAATTTGCGTTGGGAGAAAACAGCGCAATACAATGCTGGTATTGATGTTGGCCTATTGAACAACCGTATCAACTTAGAATTTGATGCTTATATTAAGAACACTTCGGATTTATTATTAGCGGCACCGGTTCCAGCCTCCAGTGGCTATACACAGCTCATGTCAAACATTGGCGATATGCGCAACACCGGTTTCGAAGTCGGCATTAATAGTGTAAACATTGAAAATGAAAACTTCTCTTGGACTACTTCCTTTAACTTCTCCTATTTAAAGAATGAAGTTACTGCTTTGGGAACCAATAACGAAGATGTGTTCATGGATCCTAGCTTTTTAGGAAGTGCTAGTAATATTTTGCGGGTTGGTAACCCAGTAGGAACGTTTTGGGGCTTGGTACGTGAAGGGACTTGGAGCTCAGATGAAGCTGAAGAAGCGGCACAATACAATCGTCTACCTGGAGACGTCAAATACCGGGACGTTAATGGTGACGGACAAATCAATGATGCCGACAGAACTATTATAGGTAAGGGTATTCCTACCTTCTATGGTGGTTTCTTCAATACCTTCCGCTACAAAAATTTGGACTTAACTGTTGAATTGCAGTATTCGCAAGGCAATGATGTGTTCCGTCTCAGCAATCACTCCTCTGAAGACAGAACAGGAATTGCCAATAGCTATGCGACAGTACTGAATGCCTGGACTCCAGAGAACCAAAACACACCTATCGCACAAATCCGCGGTGCCGGTGCACGCTATGATTCATTATTAGATTCGCATATGGTACAAGACGGCTCATTCATTCGTGGTAGAAACCTCATGTTAGGTTATAATTTCTCTCCTGATATATTAAGCAAGATGAAGCTGAGCCGATTAAGAGTGTATGCTTCTGTCCAAAACTTCTTCCTTTTAACTGACTATAATGGTTATGACCCGGAAGTAACAACCTATGACGACGCTTTTGTGCAAGGTATCGAGTTTCACGACTATCCGAAACCACGAACTTTTACATTTGGAGTAAATGCCACATTTTAA